A genomic stretch from Candidatus Neomarinimicrobiota bacterium includes:
- a CDS encoding glycosyltransferase has product MSVIIPTYNRRHTLGRAIQSVMDQSLLPAEIFVVDDGSTDGTSEWIQKSYPSIQLIIQPKQGVSAARNTGINAAEYDWTAFLDSDDEWLPNKLEKQVEALQRNPDIKFCHSEENWIRNGVRVNQKKGHQKYGGYIFEQCLDKCRISPSTLLIHKSIFESVGYFDESFQVCEDYDLWLRITAKYLVLYLKESLVKKYGGHEDQLSNVKEGIEFHHIRVLEKLIESYFSEKQKQSMVNMLIHKLNIYAKGAAKRGRTEDYQQSLKRIDELSSVA; this is encoded by the coding sequence ATATCGGTAATTATTCCCACATATAATCGACGGCATACTTTAGGCCGAGCGATTCAGTCGGTCATGGATCAATCCCTTCTACCAGCGGAAATTTTTGTGGTAGATGACGGCTCTACAGATGGGACTAGTGAATGGATTCAGAAAAGTTACCCATCTATTCAATTAATCATTCAACCTAAGCAAGGGGTTAGCGCCGCTAGAAACACAGGGATTAACGCAGCCGAATATGATTGGACTGCCTTCCTTGATTCTGATGATGAATGGCTTCCTAATAAACTGGAAAAGCAAGTTGAAGCACTTCAAAGGAATCCAGATATAAAATTTTGTCATTCGGAAGAAAACTGGATTCGGAATGGTGTTAGGGTGAACCAAAAAAAGGGACATCAGAAATATGGGGGATATATTTTTGAGCAGTGTCTGGATAAGTGCCGTATTTCTCCATCTACATTATTGATCCACAAATCAATATTTGAATCAGTTGGATATTTTGATGAATCCTTCCAAGTTTGTGAGGATTATGACCTTTGGCTACGGATTACAGCCAAATATTTGGTCTTGTATTTGAAAGAATCATTAGTCAAAAAATACGGTGGCCATGAGGATCAACTTTCTAATGTGAAAGAAGGAATTGAATTCCATCATATTCGCGTTTTAGAAAAATTGATAGAATCTTATTTTAGCGAAAAACAAAAGCAATCCATGGTAAACATGCTCATTCATAAGTTGAACATATACGCCAAAGGTGCGGCTAAAAGGGGACGAACTGAAGATTACCAACAATCATTAAAAAGGATTGATGAATTGTCATCTGTTGCGTGA